Below is a genomic region from Lysobacter terrestris.
AACTTCCTGTCGGATCGCCTCGCATGAGCGGCTTCACCCTGTATCCGGCGATCGACGTGCGCGCGGGCCGAGTGGTGCGCCTACGCCAGGGCGACTACGCGCAGGAAACCCTCTACGGCGACGATCCGCGGGCCGTGGCGCAGCGTTATGCGGATGCCGGCGCAGGCTGGTTGCACCTGGTCGATCTCGACGCCGCGCGCGAAGGCGGTTACACGCTCGCGCCGTTGCTGGCGCAGGTGAAGGCGACGACCACGCTGCGGGTTCAGAGCGGTGGTGGCGTGCGCAGCGCCGATGACATGCAGCGCATGCTCGACGCGGGTGCCGATCGGGTCGTGCTCGGGTCCTTGGCCGTGCGCGCGCCGGAGACGGTGATGGCATGGCTGCAGACGTTCGGCGTAGAACGAATCACCGTGGCTTTGGACGCGCGGTGCGTGGATGGTCGCTGGCTGCTGCCGACCGAGGGCTGGACCAACGCGAGCGGCATCGAGCTGGAACACCTGCTGGCGCGTTATTCCGACGCGGGCCTGCGGCATGTCCTGTGCACCGACATCGACCGCGACGGCATGCTGGCCGGTCCGAACGTCGCCCTCTACCGCGACATCGTGGCGCTGCTGCCGGACCTGCAGCTGCAGGCATCCGGCGGCGTGCGCGACATCGGCGACATCGAGGCCGCACGCGAAGCCGGCTGCGCCGGCGCCGTGCTCGGTCGGGCCCTGCTCGAAGGCCGTTTCGACCTGGCGCAGGCCCTGCGCGAGGAGCTGGCATGCTGAGTCGGCGCATCATTCCCTGCCTGGATGTGCGCGACGGACGCGTGGTGAAGGGCGTGCGCTTCCGCGACCACGTCGACATGGGCGACATCCTCGACCTGGCCCTGCGTTACCGCGACGAAGGTGCGGACGAACTGGTGTTCTACGACATCACCGCGAGCCCGCAAGGCCGGCGCGCCGACCGTGGCTGGGTCGAGCGCGTGGCCCGCGTCATCGACATTCCCTTCTGTGTCGCCGGCGGCATCCGTGGCGTGGAGGACGCGCGCGAGCTGCTCTATGCCGGCGCCGACAAGGTGTCGATCAACTCGCCCGCGCTGGAGCGGCCCGAACTGATCGGCGAGCTCGCACAGGCCTTCGGCGTGCAGTGCGTCGTCGTCGGCATCGACAGCCTGCGCGACGAAGACGGCGAATGGCGCGTG
It encodes:
- the hisA gene encoding 1-(5-phosphoribosyl)-5-[(5-phosphoribosylamino)methylideneamino]imidazole-4-carboxamide isomerase, with the translated sequence MSGFTLYPAIDVRAGRVVRLRQGDYAQETLYGDDPRAVAQRYADAGAGWLHLVDLDAAREGGYTLAPLLAQVKATTTLRVQSGGGVRSADDMQRMLDAGADRVVLGSLAVRAPETVMAWLQTFGVERITVALDARCVDGRWLLPTEGWTNASGIELEHLLARYSDAGLRHVLCTDIDRDGMLAGPNVALYRDIVALLPDLQLQASGGVRDIGDIEAAREAGCAGAVLGRALLEGRFDLAQALREELAC
- the hisF gene encoding imidazole glycerol phosphate synthase subunit HisF; the encoded protein is MLSRRIIPCLDVRDGRVVKGVRFRDHVDMGDILDLALRYRDEGADELVFYDITASPQGRRADRGWVERVARVIDIPFCVAGGIRGVEDARELLYAGADKVSINSPALERPELIGELAQAFGVQCVVVGIDSLRDEDGEWRVRQYTGDPARTRPLPRRTLDWVVEAQQRGAGEIVLNCMGSDGVRAGFDIAQLRAVRAVCEVPLIASGGAGVPGHFQQVFEQADVDGALAASVFHSGAIRISELKQALRGQGIEVRDAA